Proteins co-encoded in one Anopheles moucheti chromosome X, idAnoMoucSN_F20_07, whole genome shotgun sequence genomic window:
- the LOC128306477 gene encoding epimerase family protein SDR39U1 codes for MSHVVIGGGTGFIGRRLVKTLLAEGYEVTTISRMPGPKHISWHELEKHGLPNGTTAVVNLAGQNVLDPTRRWTPGFKQNVWNSRINTTAACARAIERATVKPSVFVNISGVSHYPTGSQKHSELSNVSDYDFMSRLCIEWERAATLSDNSICRSVRVRSGVVLGREGGMIQSLILPFWFGFGGPVGDGRHDLPWIHADDLCALIRFAIERPEVTGVLNGVAPELSTNADFTKAFASALVRPSIFPMPIFALNLIFAEERAVLLTNGAKVVPQRVLEYGFQYRYPDLQSACKEVAHLF; via the exons ATGTCACACGTTGTTATTG GTGGTGGAACCGGTTTTATTGGTCGCCGGTTGGTGAAAACGCTGCTCGCTGAAGGATATGAAGTGACGACGATTTCGCGCATGCCTGGTCCCAAACACATTAGCTGGCATGAACTAGAAAAACATGGCCTACCGAATGGAACAACGGCCGTTGTCAATCTTGCTGGTCAAAATGTGCTCGACCCAACACGCCGCTGGACACCGGGATTCAAGCAGAACGTTTGGAACTCACGCATTAACACGACAGCCGCCTGCGCTCGTGCGATCGAACGGGCAACCGTCAAACCCTCCGTATTCGTCAACATCTCCGGCGTTAGCCATTACCCAACGGGTAGCCAAAAGCACAGCGAACTGTCGAATGTGTCAGACTATGATTTCATGTCACGCCTCTGCATTGAATGGGAAAGAGCAGCTACATTATCGGATAACTCAATCTGTCGCAGCGTACGCGTTCGAAGCGGTGTCGTGCTTGGCCGCGAAGGCGGAATGATCCAGTCGCTTATACTGCCGTTCTGGTTTGGTTTCGGCGGGCCAGTAGGCGACGGGCGCCATGATTTGCCCTGGATACACGCGGATGACCTTTGCGCATTAATACGCTTTGCAATCGAACGGCCCGAGGTTACGGGCGTATTGAATGGTGTAGCACCCGAACTGTCCACTAATGCGGATTTCACCAAAGCATTCGCTTCCGCCCTGGTTCGTCCTTCCATTTTTCCAATGCCTATATTCGCGCTAAATCTCATTTTTGCCGAGGAGCGAGCAGTACTGCTGACAAACGGAGCGAAGGTGGTACCACAACGAGTGCTCGAGTATGGTTTCCAATATCGGTATCCGGATCTACAATCAGCCTGCAAGGAGGTGGCCCATCTGTTCTAA
- the LOC128306476 gene encoding nudC domain-containing protein 1: MPHIELVPDRKLLKPNFDGYILSLDPVPVLSTDFSNTNGPHRVKPTDQQYSYYHSRLFSMQNHLVRDPWTNGQCYYIDVTGMVQRVSYDSMLGRMRPLVPVFKLTLVASDVGQDQVIANHRYNCSLVFPSEQLCLLSDGCGTVRVLGTGDRTTGREWKLQSTFKLLEHNLTGGVLPGGSVLLDGRLIVRNDQRSLHVVMLQIDYQPAAKSKSLLHWFTLEQSVPSAWTLSVSRTLQSEGYPRYCVLDYHATAILVACNEPFRFLHDSEHPVIMLKSQTMPSDTQDKPAWDQFPFRWTQTLEEVNVTFDKQPDVQYRVMTEPSPPNSESCLKVFVNDVLVIDGSEFCSKIDYERTVWAMDRRTLEITLQKQITGVEWPFLFPGGPEEAVSGGFDIHSQQSYMPPITNLSAPLESCDFEGEQETYYTLERLSCKDHAVTHAVSLGSRPPLFGVTLRAGLPATFVVRHDVDACLWQLLPVPVGTEDCRLQHAGTLHAFGYVQASKRQQKYLGCSPDMGYAVICESHRGIYIYKSSYGASLRNRNGMQVAIGQHQFVSLKDTGEVLGISCEDKMLVLLTEKAIHVLQITTE, from the coding sequence ATGCCACACATTGAGCTAGTGCCGGATCGGAAGCTGTTAAAACCGAATTTTGATGGATACATACTATCTCTCGACCCAGTACCGGTACTTTCGACGGATTTTTCCAATACCAATGGCCCGCACCGTGTAAAACCTACCGACCAGCAGTATTCCTACTATCATTCCCGGCTTTTTAGCATGCAGAATCACCTCGTCCGGGACCCATGGACAAACGGGCAGTGTTACTACATCGATGTGACTGGCATGGTACAGCGCGTGTCTTACGATTCTATGCTAGGGCGGATGCGTCCGCTCGTTCCAGTGTTTAAACTAACACTGGTGGCCTCTGATGTGGGTCAAGATCAAGTGATTGCTAACCACCGATATAATTGTTCGTTGGTGTTCCCCTCCGAGCAGCTGTGCCTTCTTTCGGATGGATGCGGAACCGTACGTGTACTGGGGACAGGCGATAGAACAACTGGGCGTGAGTGGAAGTTACAAAGCACATTCAAACTACTGGAGCATAATCTTACTGGAGGTGTGCTGCCCGGTGGTAGCGTGTTGCTTGATGGGCGATTAATCGTACGGAATGACCAGCGTTCGTTGCATGTTGTAATGCTACAAATCGATTATCAGCCTGCTGCAAAATCCAAGTCGCTTCTACATTGGTTCACGCTTGAGCAGTCTGTACCATCGGCGTGGACATTAAGTGTTTCGCGGACACTGCAAAGTGAAGGCTATCCGAGGTACTGTGTGCTCGATTATCATGCGACAGCCATACTAGTGGCGTGCAATGAGCCATTTCGCTTCTTGCACGACTCGGAGCACCCCGTCATTATGCTGAAATCGCAAACTATGCCCTCGGATACACAAGATAAACCTGCCTGGGATCAGTTTCCTTTCCGATGGACGCAAACATTGGAAGAAGTTAATGTGACGTTCGATAAACAGCCTGATGTTCAGTATCGAGTTATGACTGAACCCTCACCACCCAACAGCGAATCCTGTTTGAAGGTGTTTGTTAATGATGTTCTCGTGATCGATGGTTCAGAATTTTGCTCAAAGATTGATTACGAACGGACCGTTTGGGCGATGGACCGAAGGACGTTGGAAATTACATTGCAGAAGCAGATCACTGGTGTCGAGTGGCCGTTTTTATTTCCTGGCGGTCCGGAAGAAGCTGTATCGGGAGGTTTCGACATTCACAGCCAACAGTCTTATATGCCACCCATTACGAACCTAAGTGCACCACTGGAATCGTGCGACTTTGAAGGTGAGCAGGAAACCTATTACACACTGGAACGACTTTCCTGCAAGGACCATGCAGTAACGCACGCTGTATCTCTTGGCAGTCGGCCACCACTTTTCGGAGTGACCTTACGTGCCGGGTTACCGGCCACCTTTGTCGTGCGGCACGATGTCGATGCTTGCCTGTGGCAGCTGCTGCCAGTCCCGGTTGGTACGGAGGACTGTCGTTTACAACACGCAGGCACGTTGCACGCGTTTGGGTATGTGCAAGCATCCAAACGCCAGCAGAAGTATCTTGGATGTTCACCCGATATGGGGTACGCAGTGATCTGTGAGTCTCACCGTGGAATTTACATATATAAAAGTAGCTACGGTGCTAGTTTGCGCAACCGTAATGGGATGCAAGTAGCGATAGGGCAACATCAGTTTGTGAGTTTGAAGGACACTGGAGAAGTGTTAGGCATTAGCTGCGAGGACAAGATGTTGGTGTTGCTTACAGAAAAAGCGATTCACGTGTTGCAGATTACCACTGAGTAG